One Pelodiscus sinensis isolate JC-2024 chromosome 24, ASM4963464v1, whole genome shotgun sequence DNA segment encodes these proteins:
- the LOC102455539 gene encoding free fatty acid receptor 2-like produces MCMDISIPLVLTVYIFTFVIGLPSNLLAFYTFLVKVRQKPTPVDILLLNLTVSDILLLIFLPFKMVEAASGMEWHLPKFLCPLSGFIYYSSIYISSLFLMAVSVERYMGVAFPIKYKLRRRPAYAIAASVFFWVVACSHCSIVYIVQYKDNSSSSNGTTSPFEKSHCYENFTPMQLQILLPVRLELFIVLFCLPFTITVFCYVNFVRILLALPQIRAQRKHRALGLAVATLVNFIVSFAPYNVSHVVGFVQNESPCWRVYALLLTTLNASLDPVVFYFSSTAVQQAFAKCLASLRHKLSALTARCHLPWLTRFEEGISEVEVASGDKAEESMV; encoded by the coding sequence ATGTGCATGGACATTTCCATCCCGCTGGTTCTCACCGTCTACATCTTCACCTTCGTGATCGGCCTCCCGTCCAACCTCCTGGCCTTCTACACCTTCCTGGTGAAGGTCCGCCAGAAACCCACCCCTGTCGACATCCTTCTGCTCAACCTCACCGTCTCCGACATCTTGCTCCTCATCTTCCTCCCTTTCAAGATGGTGGAGGCCGCCTCCGGCATGGAGTGGCACTTGCCCAAGTTCCTCTGCCCACTCAGTGGCTTCATCTACTACAGCAGCATCTACATCAGCTCCCTCTTCCTCATGGCCGTCAGCGTTGAGCGCTACATGGGGGTGGCCTTTCCCATCAAGTACAAGCTCCGGCGCCGGCCAGCCTATGCCATCGCCGCCTCTGTGTTTTTTTGGGTTGTGGCCTGCAGCCACTGCAGCATCGTCTACATTGTCCAGTACAAAGACAACTCAAGCTCCTCCAACGGGACGACATCCCCCTTTGAGAAGTCCCACTGCTATGAAAATTTCACCCCTATGCAGCTCCAAATCCTCCTTCCTGTCCGTCTGGAGCTCTTCATCGTCCTCTTCTGCCTCCCCTTCACTATCACTGTCTTCTGCTACGTCAACTTTGTCCGCATCCTCCTGGCCTTGCCCCAAATCCGGGCCCAGCGGAAGCATCGAGCTCTAGGCCTGGCTGTGGCCACCTTGGTCAACTTCATAGTCAGTTTTGCCCCCTACAATGTGTCCCATGTGGTGGGCTTTGTCCAGAACGAGAGCCCCTGCTGGAGGGTTTACGCTCTTCTCCTCACCACCCTCAATGCCTCCTTGGACCCCGTCGTCTTCTACTTCTCCTCCACTGCTGTCCAGCAGGCCTTTGCCAAATGCCTGGCCAGCCTGAGGCACAAACTCAGCGCCCTCACGGCCCGGTGCCATCTCCCCTGGTTGACTCGCTTTGAGGAAGGGATCAGCGAGGTGGAGGTGGCCAGTGGGGACAAGGCTGAGGAATCGATGGTGTGA